From Echinicola jeungdonensis, the proteins below share one genomic window:
- a CDS encoding PD-(D/E)XK nuclease family protein, whose product MESFLKETARDILTNYPNLSRITVVLPNRRAGLFFNRHLGHLINEPQWMPEVKTVEDLFYELAGQKSADPLTLIFELYKVYTDLKSNPETFDRFYFWGEMILKDFNDLDQFLVDPEKLYGLLEDIKTLEGDISYLTEGQIELIQQFWKSFERDGGPQQEKFVKFWQILLPLYRSYQGALEIAGLGYSGKLYRKVVENLEDIPKPENQYIFVGFNAFTGTEERLIKHYIKQFDAQIYWDLDAYYIQSKVQEAGLFFRDYQKDKIFGPTFPKEMPSHIQSQPPTIKSYVTPLKVSQANLISHILESSGQNEALEETVVILPDEQLLFPVMQQLPSNIDKVNVTMGYPIRNAPVYAFLEAVLELQRYVKLEEGEIKFYHRPVKELLSSVYLRTGQTDFVHDFLTKTQEQNKVYISQQDLYRGGKLFELIFQKLSAQELFGYLETLIKELAEMLVEEKLQRSYLYQCHKQLVRLKEIFKEQKDIEVSLEFFIRLFRQIFREVRLPFEGEPLEGLQVMGVLESRNLDFKKVIIANMNEGSFPPSASLNSLIPFNVRKGFGLPVQEQNDAIYAYTFYRLLHRAEELHMIYATASDQGKVGEKSRYIHQMEVELGIEIPEEVVFTPVDLGSTPEISIPKTPAVKELMDKYLLQEEGKSITAFSPSALNVWLDCRLKFYFQYLANIREQDKVEEEVDAAVFGNLAHYSLENLYKGFIYRKKRRVVEREDFENLKEFVFPAIEKSIRDFYHLSEEKDTRLSGQLAIVRDVLQHYIQELLKMDMSSAPFELISLEKDQHYKTSVPIEVGGRIQNVVIKGIIDRVDRQDGTVRLIDYKSGMDKKEFKGIDSLFERENKNRNKAAMQTMIYGLLYKAKFPDNQLALKPAIYNLREIFGDDFNPYLQLKPEKGPKVEVNDYRDYEVDFERGLKRLFEEIFDPEQPFDQTDDLDKCNYCPYKDICGR is encoded by the coding sequence ATGGAAAGTTTTTTGAAAGAAACTGCCCGGGATATATTAACCAACTATCCCAATTTGAGCAGGATAACGGTAGTACTTCCTAATCGTCGAGCAGGTTTGTTCTTTAATCGGCATTTAGGGCATTTGATAAATGAGCCCCAGTGGATGCCCGAGGTTAAAACTGTTGAGGACCTTTTTTATGAGTTGGCCGGACAAAAATCAGCTGACCCTTTAACTCTGATTTTTGAATTGTACAAAGTCTATACGGACCTGAAATCAAATCCAGAAACTTTTGACCGATTTTACTTTTGGGGAGAAATGATCCTCAAAGACTTCAATGATCTGGATCAATTTTTGGTTGATCCGGAAAAATTATATGGTTTGCTGGAAGACATAAAGACCCTGGAAGGAGATATTAGCTATTTGACCGAAGGTCAAATAGAGTTGATTCAGCAGTTTTGGAAATCTTTTGAAAGGGATGGCGGCCCACAGCAGGAGAAATTTGTAAAATTTTGGCAAATACTACTGCCGCTTTACAGATCCTATCAAGGTGCACTTGAGATTGCTGGTTTAGGGTATTCCGGAAAGCTTTACAGAAAAGTTGTGGAGAACCTGGAAGATATACCTAAGCCAGAAAACCAATATATATTTGTAGGATTTAATGCGTTTACTGGGACGGAGGAACGTCTGATAAAACATTATATTAAGCAATTTGATGCTCAAATTTATTGGGACCTGGATGCCTATTATATTCAATCCAAAGTTCAGGAAGCGGGATTGTTTTTTAGGGATTACCAGAAAGATAAAATCTTTGGGCCTACCTTCCCAAAGGAAATGCCAAGCCATATCCAATCCCAACCCCCAACAATTAAAAGCTACGTCACCCCACTGAAAGTAAGCCAGGCCAATTTGATCAGTCATATATTGGAAAGTTCCGGCCAAAATGAGGCTTTAGAAGAAACAGTGGTCATATTACCGGATGAGCAATTGCTATTTCCTGTCATGCAACAGCTGCCCTCTAATATTGACAAGGTCAATGTTACTATGGGATATCCCATTCGAAATGCCCCTGTTTATGCCTTTTTGGAGGCGGTATTGGAGTTACAGCGCTATGTGAAACTGGAAGAAGGAGAGATTAAATTTTATCATCGCCCTGTTAAGGAATTACTTTCGTCGGTATATTTAAGAACGGGGCAGACAGATTTTGTCCACGATTTTTTGACTAAAACTCAAGAGCAGAATAAGGTTTATATTTCGCAACAAGATCTCTACAGGGGAGGCAAATTGTTCGAACTAATTTTCCAAAAATTATCTGCTCAAGAACTATTTGGGTATTTGGAAACCCTTATCAAGGAGTTAGCCGAAATGCTGGTGGAAGAAAAATTGCAGCGGAGTTATTTGTACCAATGCCATAAACAGCTCGTAAGGCTAAAGGAAATATTCAAAGAACAGAAGGATATCGAAGTAAGTTTAGAATTTTTTATCCGGCTTTTCCGTCAGATTTTCCGCGAAGTTAGATTACCTTTTGAAGGTGAACCTTTGGAGGGCTTGCAAGTGATGGGGGTACTTGAGTCCCGGAACCTCGATTTTAAAAAGGTTATCATTGCCAATATGAATGAAGGGAGTTTTCCCCCCTCAGCTTCCCTGAATTCTTTGATCCCTTTCAATGTTAGGAAAGGCTTCGGGCTTCCGGTCCAGGAGCAGAATGATGCAATTTATGCCTATACCTTTTACCGGTTATTGCACAGGGCAGAAGAACTCCATATGATTTATGCAACAGCCTCAGACCAGGGAAAGGTTGGAGAAAAAAGCCGGTATATCCACCAGATGGAGGTGGAATTAGGAATTGAAATTCCTGAGGAAGTTGTATTTACTCCGGTTGACTTAGGGTCAACTCCGGAGATAAGCATTCCCAAGACTCCTGCGGTAAAAGAATTGATGGATAAATATCTTTTACAGGAAGAAGGAAAATCCATAACAGCCTTTTCACCATCTGCACTGAATGTCTGGTTGGATTGCAGGTTAAAATTTTATTTTCAGTACCTGGCCAATATCCGGGAGCAGGATAAAGTGGAGGAAGAAGTAGATGCAGCCGTATTTGGAAATTTGGCCCATTACAGCTTGGAAAACCTGTATAAAGGTTTTATTTATAGGAAAAAAAGGAGAGTCGTAGAAAGGGAAGATTTTGAAAATTTAAAAGAATTTGTTTTTCCGGCCATTGAAAAATCCATCCGGGATTTTTACCATCTGTCTGAGGAAAAGGATACCCGGTTGAGCGGCCAGTTGGCTATAGTTAGAGATGTTTTACAACATTATATTCAGGAGCTTTTGAAAATGGATATGAGTTCCGCTCCATTTGAATTGATCAGCTTGGAAAAGGATCAACATTATAAGACATCCGTTCCAATAGAGGTGGGAGGGAGAATCCAGAATGTGGTAATTAAAGGTATTATTGACCGTGTAGATAGGCAGGATGGGACGGTTCGTTTGATAGATTATAAGTCCGGAATGGATAAGAAGGAATTTAAAGGAATTGATAGCTTGTTTGAAAGGGAAAATAAAAACAGGAACAAAGCTGCTATGCAGACCATGATTTATGGCTTGCTGTACAAAGCCAAATTTCCTGATAACCAATTGGCATTAAAGCCGGCAATTTACAATCTCAGGGAAATTTTTGGAGATGATTTTAATCCCTACCTCCAATTGAAACCCGAAAAGGGACCAAAGGTTGAGGTCAATGATTACCGGGATTACGAAGTTGATTTTGAAAGGGGGTTGAAGAGGCTTTTTGAAGAAATCTTTGATCCAGAGCAACCGTTTGATCAAACAGATGATTTGGATAAGTGCAATTATTGTCCCTATAAGGATATTTGTGGTCGTTGA
- a CDS encoding UvrD-helicase domain-containing protein: protein MELKPFVIYKSSAGSGKTYTLTLEYLKLALQFPAAFRSILAVTFTNKATQEMKERILEVLNRLRKDVNPNEFMDQELMKHLSLNDGQLKERAGQVLTAILHDYGQFSVSTIDSFFQKVVRAFAREIDLQAKFDIALDQGEVLERVVDRVVENVLEDKYLHKWLVDYAISQIQLGKSWDIRKNILSLGNQIFREDFKKFQGFIRDFLSDQENINGFQEYLRKKEYLLLGHIKEVKKQAQEIRDQYGLEWIDFSGGKNSFANKFEKLGQKDNPVPELTEKQKSNIEDETKWYSQKSKNKEAIISAYHAGLGQLLGQFEPLLYEWNTLEAIQKNFYAYGLFRNLLEELRELKDEENLLMISDANDFLKEITKENDAPFIYEKVGNQYKHFLIDEFQDTSGFQWDSFKPLLENSLAEGNTNLLVGDVKQSIYRWRGGDLKLLLEKVEEDINKDLIKVNNLDTNFRSLPAIIAFNNALFHHLPQQLQLSLQQENGIEDTGILEKAYGDVTQKVSSKKTASPFQGKVKLEFISKKEEEGEELSSKEQALEKIPQMVEHLQESGYQARDIAFLVRRKEEGAMIADTLMAYRMENPDLPFNYEVVSDESMYLTKAASVRALVAALESILNPEDKLPFQTLWYYWSMLHGRPISHEIFDSSQAPEWLEAKINSFLERRAFMERQPLMELMETLIAHLGLHELPMEQAYISGFRESVFDYVANNRADLAGFLQWWEDNHQKRTVKIPETHDAMPIMTIHKSKGLQFKVVLMPFLSWDIVDFKKENIIWSPFQDQDTGTEAIIPLTLRRNMAQSAFAPLYREEVTMAYLDTLNMVYVALTRAEEVFWGLCPHNPPKSGFSLKPLENNLFQLMIPISNEGNEYNAVFDQESKVFDWGELPKREQVSPVKQGVGKRWKYRDWSELLQVKPYAVDFSPEGLAQREKRDFGVLIHEVLEKSRQLKDIERHLQAFYFDGRLSAEEMDLVKEQLKPLMDDPVFAAWFDGKGDILTEQGVILPGGRQKRPDRIILKDDEALVVDFKTGEEKQAYHNQVKEYMELVGNLAKKPVKGYLCYLESGKILAIK, encoded by the coding sequence ATGGAATTAAAACCATTTGTAATATACAAATCCTCAGCTGGGTCCGGAAAGACCTATACCCTTACCTTAGAGTACCTTAAATTGGCCTTGCAATTTCCAGCAGCATTTAGGTCTATTTTGGCTGTGACTTTTACCAATAAGGCCACTCAGGAAATGAAAGAAAGAATACTGGAAGTGCTTAACCGGCTTCGAAAGGACGTGAACCCCAATGAGTTTATGGACCAGGAATTGATGAAGCATTTATCTTTGAATGATGGTCAATTAAAGGAGAGGGCTGGTCAGGTACTAACGGCTATTTTGCATGATTATGGCCAGTTTTCCGTAAGTACCATTGATAGTTTTTTTCAAAAAGTGGTTCGAGCATTTGCCCGGGAAATTGATTTGCAAGCCAAGTTTGATATAGCCTTGGATCAAGGAGAAGTACTTGAAAGGGTGGTTGATAGGGTAGTTGAAAATGTTTTGGAGGATAAATACCTTCATAAATGGTTGGTGGATTATGCTATTTCCCAAATCCAGCTAGGCAAGTCCTGGGATATCCGAAAAAATATACTTTCTCTTGGAAATCAGATTTTTAGGGAGGATTTTAAAAAATTTCAGGGGTTTATTAGGGACTTTTTATCGGATCAAGAAAACATAAATGGATTTCAGGAATACCTGAGGAAAAAGGAATATCTTTTATTGGGCCATATCAAGGAAGTTAAAAAGCAGGCCCAGGAAATCCGGGATCAATATGGGCTGGAATGGATTGATTTTTCCGGAGGCAAAAATTCCTTTGCCAATAAATTTGAAAAACTCGGTCAAAAAGATAATCCCGTTCCGGAATTGACCGAAAAACAAAAATCAAATATTGAGGATGAAACTAAATGGTATTCCCAAAAAAGTAAAAATAAGGAAGCAATCATTAGCGCTTACCATGCTGGATTAGGCCAATTGTTGGGTCAATTTGAACCCCTTTTGTATGAATGGAATACTTTGGAAGCTATCCAAAAGAATTTTTATGCTTATGGCCTATTCCGAAATCTATTGGAAGAGTTACGGGAATTGAAGGATGAAGAAAACCTATTGATGATTTCCGATGCCAATGACTTTTTGAAGGAGATTACAAAGGAAAATGATGCCCCTTTTATTTATGAAAAAGTAGGTAACCAGTACAAGCATTTTTTGATAGATGAATTTCAGGATACATCTGGTTTTCAGTGGGACAGTTTTAAGCCTCTTTTGGAAAACTCATTGGCCGAGGGTAATACCAATCTTCTAGTGGGAGATGTAAAGCAATCTATATATAGATGGCGGGGAGGAGATCTAAAACTGCTATTGGAAAAGGTAGAGGAGGACATCAACAAGGACCTCATAAAGGTGAATAACCTGGACACCAATTTTAGGAGTTTACCAGCAATTATCGCCTTTAATAATGCCCTTTTTCACCATCTTCCCCAACAGCTCCAGTTAAGTCTGCAACAGGAGAACGGCATTGAGGACACTGGCATTCTAGAAAAAGCTTATGGGGACGTTACCCAAAAAGTTTCCTCAAAAAAAACCGCCTCTCCTTTCCAGGGAAAGGTAAAGTTGGAATTTATTTCGAAAAAAGAAGAGGAGGGAGAAGAGTTATCTTCTAAAGAGCAAGCGTTGGAAAAAATTCCACAAATGGTAGAACACTTACAGGAAAGTGGCTATCAAGCCAGGGATATTGCCTTTTTGGTAAGGAGGAAAGAGGAAGGGGCAATGATTGCCGATACTTTAATGGCCTACCGGATGGAGAACCCTGACCTCCCATTTAATTATGAGGTGGTTTCTGATGAATCCATGTATTTGACCAAAGCGGCTTCTGTAAGGGCTTTAGTGGCAGCCCTAGAAAGTATTTTGAATCCGGAGGATAAACTGCCCTTTCAGACTTTATGGTACTATTGGAGTATGCTTCATGGAAGGCCTATTTCCCATGAAATATTTGATTCAAGCCAGGCTCCGGAATGGTTGGAGGCTAAAATTAATTCCTTTTTGGAGCGTAGGGCTTTTATGGAAAGGCAGCCATTGATGGAATTGATGGAAACACTAATTGCTCACTTGGGTCTTCATGAATTACCTATGGAGCAAGCTTATATTTCAGGATTTAGGGAGTCTGTTTTTGATTATGTTGCTAATAACCGGGCAGATCTGGCTGGATTTCTTCAATGGTGGGAGGATAACCATCAAAAAAGAACAGTTAAGATTCCGGAAACCCACGATGCTATGCCTATCATGACCATTCACAAGTCCAAAGGCCTTCAGTTTAAGGTGGTTTTGATGCCATTTCTCAGTTGGGATATTGTGGATTTCAAAAAGGAAAACATCATCTGGTCCCCTTTTCAGGATCAAGATACGGGAACGGAAGCCATCATACCACTGACCCTAAGAAGAAATATGGCGCAATCTGCTTTTGCCCCGTTATACCGGGAAGAAGTAACCATGGCTTATTTGGATACATTGAATATGGTCTATGTGGCTTTGACCAGAGCTGAAGAGGTGTTTTGGGGCTTATGTCCACATAATCCACCTAAGAGTGGTTTTTCCTTAAAACCATTGGAAAACAATTTATTTCAATTGATGATCCCAATTAGTAATGAGGGAAATGAATATAATGCTGTTTTTGACCAAGAGTCAAAAGTTTTTGATTGGGGGGAATTGCCGAAAAGGGAGCAGGTTTCTCCAGTTAAACAAGGGGTGGGCAAAAGATGGAAATACCGGGATTGGTCTGAACTGCTTCAAGTCAAACCCTATGCAGTTGATTTTAGCCCTGAAGGATTGGCACAAAGGGAAAAACGGGATTTTGGTGTATTGATCCATGAGGTATTGGAGAAGTCCAGGCAACTGAAAGATATCGAAAGACATTTGCAGGCTTTTTATTTCGACGGGAGGTTAAGTGCTGAAGAAATGGATTTGGTTAAGGAGCAATTAAAGCCTTTAATGGATGATCCTGTTTTTGCTGCTTGGTTTGATGGAAAAGGAGATATTTTAACTGAACAGGGGGTTATCTTACCTGGGGGTAGACAAAAACGCCCCGATAGGATCATTCTGAAAGATGATGAGGCCTTGGTGGTGGATTTTAAAACTGGGGAAGAAAAACAAGCTTACCATAATCAGGTCAAGGAATATATGGAATTGGTAGGGAACTTGGCCAAGAAGCCTGTTAAAGGTTATTTGTGTTATTTGGAATCAGGAAAAATATTAGCGATCAAATAG
- a CDS encoding YdcF family protein, producing MFFILSQLLSFLVMPLTLVIICFLAGMLYLKKKWGKKLLMLGIILLLLFTNKWLSNTVMNAWEPPYKSFETLPDFEMGIVLTGVTNLDKTAYDRTFFNKGADRATHAVQLYKMGKINKILITGGQGFDPVNSNTEAELLADFMEMAGVPARDILIENKAKNTYQNAIFSKEKLLESGFDLNSTYLLITSAFHIKRAKGCFDKAGLATETFPVDYYSSDSKVNFQSLLQPTPEGLLLWHKLFKEWIGIIAYKMMGYL from the coding sequence ATGTTCTTTATCCTTTCCCAATTATTGAGTTTTCTGGTCATGCCACTTACCCTGGTAATCATTTGCTTTTTGGCGGGGATGCTGTATTTGAAAAAAAAGTGGGGCAAAAAGCTGTTAATGCTGGGCATCATTCTGCTTTTATTGTTTACCAATAAATGGTTGTCCAATACGGTTATGAATGCCTGGGAACCCCCGTATAAATCTTTTGAAACTTTGCCGGATTTTGAAATGGGAATAGTTCTTACCGGGGTAACGAACTTGGATAAGACCGCTTATGACCGTACATTTTTTAATAAGGGAGCGGACCGGGCAACCCATGCAGTTCAGTTGTATAAAATGGGAAAAATCAATAAAATCCTGATCACTGGAGGGCAGGGCTTTGATCCAGTCAACTCCAATACCGAGGCGGAATTACTTGCTGACTTTATGGAAATGGCCGGAGTCCCTGCCAGGGATATATTGATTGAAAACAAAGCCAAAAACACCTATCAAAACGCAATTTTTTCAAAGGAAAAATTGTTGGAATCAGGATTTGACCTTAATTCAACTTATTTATTAATCACCTCTGCTTTCCATATAAAAAGGGCCAAAGGCTGCTTTGACAAAGCAGGCTTGGCCACTGAAACTTTTCCGGTAGATTATTATTCTTCCGATTCCAAAGTCAATTTTCAATCCCTGCTACAACCAACACCAGAGGGCTTATTGCTTTGGCATAAATTATTCAAAGAATGGATTGGAATTATCGCTTACAAAATGATGGGGTACTTATGA
- a CDS encoding CBS domain-containing protein, whose protein sequence is MVKSFQGERLLEPKTPDQPILVSDHMSTNLTTFHPDDTIDHVIQVLTHHRISGAPVVDDANNLVGMISEGDCLKEIIRGKYNNTPRMSGTVKDYMTKEVITLDRDISIFDAANRFLTLKIRRFPVMKEGRLVGQISVSDIVRAIPLLKETTW, encoded by the coding sequence ATGGTAAAAAGTTTTCAAGGAGAAAGATTATTAGAACCCAAGACTCCCGACCAACCTATTTTGGTCAGTGATCACATGAGTACCAATTTGACCACATTCCATCCGGATGACACCATTGATCATGTTATCCAGGTGCTTACTCATCACCGCATTTCAGGTGCTCCAGTGGTGGATGATGCGAATAATTTGGTAGGTATGATCTCTGAGGGAGACTGTTTGAAAGAAATCATTCGGGGAAAGTATAACAATACCCCTAGAATGAGTGGTACGGTAAAGGATTATATGACAAAAGAAGTCATCACCCTTGACCGTGATATTAGCATATTTGATGCTGCTAATCGATTTTTGACCCTTAAAATCAGAAGGTTTCCTGTCATGAAAGAGGGGAGACTGGTTGGACAAATTAGTGTAAGTGATATTGTCCGGGCTATTCCTTTACTGAAAGAAACTACTTGGTAA
- a CDS encoding N(4)-(beta-N-acetylglucosaminyl)-L-asparaginase — MSGRRMFLKKSLISTVMLMPGKAGNLFSFDSNEKKRYKPLILSTWRHGRPANDKAWEILHKNGSILDAVEGGVRVTEADPNSLSVGLNGLPDRDGIVTLDASIMKGDGSCGAVAYLRRIKHPISLARKIMEETPHILLSGEGALQYAIKQGFTIEDETLSPRAKKLYDEWVQKSRYQPQINAENHDTIGMIGLDSNGQMAGACTTSGIAFKMHGRVGDSPIIGAGLYVDENVGAATATGLGESILRVCGSFLIVELMRQGRTPQEACEEAIRRLAAKSKSLENTQVGFLALNKEGQFGAFSLRPGFNYAINHQGRNALVDADHFFKFK; from the coding sequence ATGTCTGGAAGAAGAATGTTTTTAAAAAAATCCTTGATTTCTACAGTAATGTTGATGCCTGGGAAGGCTGGAAACCTGTTTTCATTTGACTCAAATGAAAAGAAAAGGTATAAACCTTTGATTCTTTCCACCTGGAGGCATGGCAGGCCTGCAAATGATAAAGCCTGGGAAATTTTGCATAAAAATGGGAGTATTCTGGATGCTGTAGAAGGAGGGGTAAGGGTCACCGAAGCCGATCCAAACAGTTTATCCGTTGGATTAAATGGATTGCCCGACCGGGATGGAATTGTAACATTGGATGCCTCTATTATGAAAGGGGACGGCTCTTGCGGAGCCGTGGCTTATTTGCGAAGAATAAAGCACCCGATAAGTTTGGCCAGAAAAATTATGGAAGAAACCCCACACATACTCCTTTCTGGTGAAGGAGCTCTCCAATATGCTATAAAACAAGGGTTCACAATTGAAGATGAAACCTTAAGCCCCAGGGCAAAAAAGCTATACGATGAATGGGTCCAAAAGTCCCGGTACCAACCTCAAATCAATGCTGAGAACCATGATACTATTGGTATGATAGGCCTGGATTCCAATGGACAAATGGCTGGGGCATGTACTACCAGTGGTATTGCATTTAAGATGCATGGAAGGGTGGGAGACAGTCCCATAATAGGGGCTGGGCTGTATGTGGATGAAAATGTAGGAGCTGCCACAGCAACAGGCCTTGGTGAATCAATACTAAGGGTTTGTGGAAGTTTTTTAATTGTTGAACTGATGCGCCAGGGCAGGACGCCCCAAGAAGCTTGTGAGGAGGCTATTAGGAGGTTGGCTGCCAAAAGTAAGTCATTAGAAAATACCCAAGTGGGTTTTTTGGCTTTAAACAAGGAAGGTCAATTTGGGGCATTTTCACTTCGACCTGGGTTTAATTATGCCATAAATCACCAAGGTAGAAATGCATTGGTAGATGCGGATCACTTTTTTAAGTTTAAATAA